GCTTTGCTCTGTCCCAGAGTTACTTGCCAACAGCTCGCATGACGTGTTGTCACTTTTGTGGTTGAAACAAACACAGCTATCGCGCGAGAGACATAAGAGAGCGCAATCACGTGCAATGACATCTGCGTGTGTTTCGAGCACCGTCCCAGTGTGTCTTATGTCTGGTTTCATGATAGTGAAGTTTGCATGACGCTTGCAGGGTAATCTGGTAATGTATGCAGCACAAGGTAGCACGGAGGTTAGGATGATGAGGTAAAGCATACTAAGATGAAAGAAATTCTTATGTTGTTATTTAAAGCACAAAAAtctcttttttaagaaattagataTCACTGATATATCCTTTAAAGATTCAAGGCCATATCATGTGTACTGGCAACACTCTCATTAGATTAATATTGTTACAAAAATTGCcagaaatatataaaagtaACAGGAActtaaaatgcttaaaaataaacaatttagaCTTGTTTAAAGTTACATAAATCGATGCGGAAAAGTACTTGTTTAAAATTCTGAAAAgtgacttttcaaaaattttaacgaATGTATGAGATGGAACTATGATTTTTATTCTTGTGTCAACGGCCGTAAAGTAATGTCTTATAGTAAGTTTTTGATATGCATCTCTTTTGAAACACGTTGTATAAATAGTGTGTTCTTTGTTTCAACTTCAATAACTTTGGGGCGAAAACCATCGTAATATACTCTTGGCATGTTTAAGATTAAAAGATCTGAGAATGCAAACTGGTGTAAGAATCACCCCTAAGATGCTGTTTTTTTAGGCACTTTACTTCAACTGACAGAAAGACAGCTGGATTTCGTGGGTGACAAATACCTCAGTGATAAAAAACCACTTTTTACTGGCGTTCTTAAAATTCTTTGTCttcattaacaaaaaatttaaattcagaATTTACCTGCCTGTGCCAATTTAATCTTCTATCTTTATAAGCTtccttattcattttttttggaTGTTTATTTGAGAGATGACTTGACAACACATTAATTATTCATTACATCTAACAGAATGTATTTATGATTAATAATATATAAGTATTGCTTTAGAAATATGAATACtatgaataaaaaaatctatTACCTCGCAGTGGAGTGTTTTGCAGTATCATGTTTTACTAATGCATTTTACTGGTTATTTTGAAACACTTAAGTAGCctgaatcaaaaaaaaaaaatgttttgatataCTGTATAGAGCAGAAACCACGTGAAAATCATAGAATTTAAACACTCAGTGCTTGTGATGGTAAAAAGCTACAAATCTAATAACTTGTGGTTAATAAGAAcgcaaacttaattttttttaactgtgcGCTATGCGATCTTCTTGAAAACGGCCGCTGCTTGCTCTTCTTCCTCCTCCGTGGAAGGGTACATTAATTATTCATTTTATATGGAATCAAGTAGAGAGTgcgtctatctatctatctatctatctatctatctatctatctatctatctatctatctatctatctatctatctatctatctatctatctatctatctatctatctatctatctatctatctatctatctatctatctatctatctatctatctatctatctatctatctatctatctatctatctatctatctatctatctatctatctatctatctatctatctatctatctatctatctatctatctatctatctatctatctatctatctatctatctatctatctatctatctatctatctatctatctatctatctatctatctatctatctatctatctatctatctgtatAGGTAAATAGGTTACGTTTTCTACCTCAAAGAAAAGTCATATTATAAAACCGCGCGTGATGTTTGAAGGGCTGCCAaaggttattttatattttttaataaatttgcaacaagaaaacctaaaagttttgtaaaagtgttgcgattaaaaaaaaatgagcaaGCTAAAGTTAAGATAGTAGGAATCGTAACCTACGTCGTGGTAAGTAGAATTAGGGCGTGGTATGGGAAAATATTGATTATATGGGTAAAGATCATCCTACCACGCACCAAAATAGGCCCCTAATTAATTACCACCATTCGCCATTATCCagtttttaacgattttttaaaaaaaaaattcgagtgCAATCACATACATAACATAccccttatctttttaaaagtagGTCTTTTTTGCGATTTTGGGGGCTTCATGTTTGCACTGTCACTGTGTAAACGTACTGTGtcaaaaaatcttgaaattacACATGAACATTCTGCTAACATACACTCGCATTCGTACCAAAGGATTTGACGTGTAGTCACTTCAATTAGGATTTCTGGACCTGTCTGTTAGAGGTACCCTCGAAAATTTAACACGTAGTTAACGTAACCTTTTCAAGATatgcacaacaacaacaaaactttcttaaattttgattaTTCTTCATCAAATCATGTGGTTAAATACTTTTTAAGTTTGAAATTGTGTTTATATAATtgctttttgatattgctaCTCTGTTTCTAGTCGGATGTATTCTTAATATTCTATCGATGAGTTACGTTATCGACCTGAGTATAAAAATTGCGCATATTAACCCTTTTTGTGTCTATGAAGGTATATGAAAGAGAATCTCTTTATTAGCccatgtaaaataaataaatgtgctAAGAATTAACGTAGTATTATCTCTTTCATCATGGTGTTGCTGTCTTACGATCTATCACAGCATGGAAGTGGAAAGGTCGCAGACTTTTCCTACGGCGCGGAATCGGAAAAACGATCTTAGTGCACTCTAGTTTTCGTATTGTCTTTGTAAGAAACAAAACGGTGATAGACATAACAAGAGGTTATTATGTGAAAGGTGtttctattaattttttgattatGTGTCGTCAACCAAAGTTGAGGCTAGTATATTGAGGGAAGGGGGGTGCGGTAGTGCATTACCGCTAGGAGGTGGGTGTTGTTGGGCAAAACATTTTCCTAAACAAAATTTATCGTGTGTTGGCTTATATTTCATAACGTTTGTAGGAATAATTTCTAGATAACACAagacaaacaaaatttatgcATTAGACGATGACTGTCAACAATAttttatgctgacgtcagcttttttaatcaatattccagttttcaaagaattttttacatataatttCGTTGTCATTTATAACTTTTAGCacttcttttcacatcttcctgacaaacacaaaaaacaactaCTTTTTGGTAAACGTTGGTATTTCGCGCTGGCTGAAATCGTTAAAATCCATCGAGAATAATGTACAAGTACGAGTAATACAAGTAAACCGTACTCTGTAATAGCCAAACTAGAGGTTCTTATCGCTTTTTTCGGTTGGGAAAACCTTTGAGATTGCTACGCAATGACGACGTATACAATTTCCAACATAATTTCCTATTTAACAATGTATAGACAGAATAATAAATATTGAACTATTGTTGATTGTTGCGTCATCCTTTATCTCCAAGATTTGTTTtgggagaagaagaagaatcttAATAACGCTACTTAAATTTGTGCTTTGATGTCTGCTTTGTCTTGCTGTCTATATATAAAAGCCAAATCATAATATCGCAAGTATAATTGTTAGTGGTCAAAACTGCTATTGTATTACCCACAGTTTTTATAATAACGTGCTGTTCAAGTTATAATACGGATGCGttatttacagactcgaacatgttaaaaatatagtAGCGTGACCTAACAATAGTGCTGCGCCATTAACCGGGACATTATTTTACCTTCTTGGCACACGCTGCAATAAATGACCATTGTTACTATTCTCGACTTTACCTCACTTTTATGACAGTATGTTGCGTATTTATTTGAaaggatatttttgtttttattccaaTTTGTTTTAAACAGATGAGGACACTCCCGCTCTTTACTGCAGGGTACTTTACAGAATACTGTTTCAAAATTAAATAGACCGTTCCTGGAGTTTAGCTGATACTTTTCGTTATAATTTCGTGATTTCTAACCGACTTATTAAGTACTAAATTTAGCTAGATGTGGCAATTTCCTGTTAGGAACCCCATTTAATATTTGTCCCCTACGGTAGTATAACATTTATActtcttttttcaaaacgcctaTTTCCCCTTAACGAGCATCAAGGGCGCTTAATCGTGCATTTATTGACTGTTTTTAGTTACTTATTCAAAAAATTCACGAGTTACGTGGCATCACCTAGGCACATGGCAGTTCTCCCTAACGGCGACTCATAACGATAAAGGCAATGTAATAAGGATTCACAAGGTACACGTTTTTTGTTATAAGCAAACGATGTTAGGGTGAATGATGAATAATGTAGCAAATTACGGAAATTTTGTTCATTGTTTTTGCataactaaatatatatatagaaaaataacatACATAAAAATGTCAAGTGATGCACATAAAACATAACTTGTATACTGCAAAACGATAtaactatttttaacaaatgGTACTTATTTTAATCCATACTCTTGTCTCAGCACCGTTAAGAATTAAAACGTGCGCTACAGATCTTTTTTTTAACGAACCATAAGAattcaaagaaaatgaaaacattctcgaTACATACAATGAGGAGCGTTTAATAGTGGGAAAAATAATTAGAAGTGTGCGAAACTACACCAAATTATAGTTAAATGTTTCGTACAGTAAAGGTAGAAATAAAACAGTTTAGAGACACTTTCTTCTGGAACTTTTTCTGTACTACAAGCGCTCATATTTAAGCCTTGTTTGTATTTGCGACATGTCAAAGTTTTGTAGTACACGTTTTCCAACAGAGCTTGATTCGAGTGCACGTTCTACTCTATTGATGGATATTGGTCCAGAACGAATGATCTCGGCACACTTTTCGACAATGATGTTAGCTTCAACATTCGAGAAAATTTTTTCCTTCCCAGAAACTGTATTTTCATAATCATCATCTTCACTTTCTTCGTCAACATCTTCGTTTTCACCATGATGCTTATCTActatatcaaaaacaaaattgtgtttTCGCAACAAGAGCACACCACACACTATTAAGCCttaactaaagaaatattggATCGGGCTGCTTTAAGTGCATAAACTTTCGCAACAGAAATATTCGCGAAttgtaaatttcacaaaaaaattgcatttcgcgAGTTTCTGCCTGTGAAAGCTTCAgcgcttttttcaaaatcaattaAGCTAGCAAGTAGCACAACACAAACATACCTCCTTTTGACACAGATTGTTTGTATTCAGTTGCAATAGAGGAGCATGAGTTGTCAACAGCATCATTACCATCTATTAAAAGATAGGAAatgaattcttttaaatttaataaaaaaacaggcacaattttcatgaaaatctttatatttatactaacgtaaaacaaataaaagtcaCCAATACAACatataagaagaaaaatgcgaTAGTTTTAACCTACCTTTCTCCTCTTCCGTGACTCCATAGCGCCAGTAGCTTCTCAATTTATCTAAAATCTGCCTATCAGACAAATGAATAAGATGGATAAACTTTTCACGTAGATTACGTACATCGCCAATTCTGACAGATTTCGCAGTCAAAAACTGCTTAAATAGAGTCTCCAACTCCCCGACTTCGGCATCAGTccacgttttctttttttcgtaaatatttgttttgccaCGTTTGTTGAAAGTTTCCTCCAAGGCAGCTGTACCCTTAAGGGCATACTTTTCCTTTTCTATCAAACGGTAGTATTTTTTGAGGTGCTCTCAGAGTGCGTCAACAGGCTAGCAACATATGGAGCTTCACTTGGATTTTTATCTTCAATGATGGTGGATCCAgacttttgaaatatatttgaagTGATGTTTTTCCTCACTGGCGGATCGTTTTCACCATAAACACCGGACCTTTTCCAAGTGCTATTAATTTGTTTCGATATTGCTCCAGATTCTAACATCTTGCCATTAtatgaaacaaaaacattttcaaagtcACTGTGTATCTGACTGCGAATTGaatcgaaaaaaattaagagcTGTTGGTACAAGGTTTCTCTCGTACACAGATTAACAGGACCGTGTTTCCTAAATGTCTTGTGACGTTTTActttaataatatatttacCATCACGAAATACAGCAGCCTTCACCTCATCGATGTTCATGTTGCTAGGTACGCCAGACCTCTGACAATTAATTATAGTTATTTCCGTTATGAGAAAATCCCGTATACACGCATATTCTTAACGAGACAAGGTGTTTTCTCGGTAAGGGCtacgaaaatttttaattatcgaGATAGCCTCCTTTGCACTGGCAGACTCCTCATACCGTTGGATCTGCTCAGGCG
Above is a window of Hydractinia symbiolongicarpus strain clone_291-10 chromosome 3, HSymV2.1, whole genome shotgun sequence DNA encoding:
- the LOC130636835 gene encoding uncharacterized protein LOC130636835, translating into MNIDEVKAAVFRDGKYIIKVKRHKTFRKHGPVNLCTRETLYQQLLIFFDSIRSQIHSDFENVFVSYNGKMLESGAISKQINSTWKRSGVYGENDPPVRKNITSNIFQKSGSTIIEDKNPKHLKKYYRLIEKEKYALKGTAALEETFNKRGKTNIYEKKKTWTDAEVGELETLFKQFLTAKSVRIGDVRNLREKFIHLIHLSDRQILDKLRSYWRYGVTEEEKDGNDAVDNSCSSIATEYKQSVSKGVDKHHGENEDVDEESEDDDYENTVSGKEKIFSNVEANIIVEKCAEIIRSGPISINRVERALESSSVGKRVLQNFDMSQIQTRLKYERL